GTCTCAGTCTCTACCCAGCAAGCCGGACAACGCGACGCTGCTCAGGCTCTACTCGCTTTATAAGCAGGGCAGTGAGGGCGACGTGACGGCCGAGCGGCCCGGCGGTTTTGATTTCGTCGGGGCGGCCAAATACGACGCTTGGGCAGCGCTGAAAGGCAAGTCGCAGGCAGACGC
The sequence above is drawn from the Deinococcus detaillensis genome and encodes:
- a CDS encoding acyl-CoA-binding protein, with the protein product MTTSDQSAFGQARAESQSLPSKPDNATLLRLYSLYKQGSEGDVTAERPGGFDFVGAAKYDAWAALKGKSQADAQAEYVALVEKLKGD